One segment of Thermococcus sp. AM4 DNA contains the following:
- a CDS encoding FAD-dependent oxidoreductase → MRGMKFSFLCRSKPEKTGKRVAIIGAGPAGLTAAGYLVCKGHDVDIYDKMPEPGGLMLFVIPEFRIPVERVRLGAKELEEEFEVTYYPKTKVMEGERQDEGDEFYERIVKLSELKEKYDAVLIATGIWNVRRIGIPGDDLEGILSPLELLFWIKGHELGYVPKEKVPDLKGKKVGIIGAGLTAVDVAFECNRLGAEVEIFYRRTIREAPAGAYEINILRNRGVKWFELVTPKRVIGENGRVKAIELLRTRLGEPDETGRRRPIPIPGSEFQVELDYLVFAIGMVSTPPVNGGYIATDRRGRIVVDSRHMTSAEGIFAAGDVVNGPTKVGRAIKDGLYAAVSIDKWLRGEL, encoded by the coding sequence ATGAGGGGCATGAAGTTTTCGTTTCTCTGCAGGAGCAAACCGGAGAAAACCGGCAAACGGGTGGCGATAATCGGGGCCGGCCCCGCGGGATTGACGGCCGCCGGTTACCTTGTCTGTAAGGGCCATGACGTTGATATCTACGATAAAATGCCGGAACCCGGCGGGCTCATGCTCTTCGTTATCCCGGAGTTCAGGATTCCGGTTGAGAGGGTTCGCCTCGGAGCTAAAGAACTTGAGGAGGAGTTTGAGGTAACATACTATCCAAAAACGAAGGTCATGGAGGGTGAGAGACAGGACGAGGGCGACGAGTTCTACGAGAGGATTGTCAAGCTGAGCGAGCTGAAGGAAAAGTACGACGCGGTACTCATAGCGACGGGAATATGGAACGTTAGAAGGATAGGAATTCCCGGAGACGACCTCGAGGGCATACTCTCACCGCTCGAGCTGCTCTTCTGGATAAAGGGGCACGAGCTGGGTTACGTACCAAAGGAAAAGGTTCCTGATTTAAAAGGCAAGAAGGTTGGCATCATAGGAGCCGGACTGACCGCGGTCGATGTTGCCTTTGAGTGCAACCGCCTCGGAGCCGAGGTTGAGATATTCTACCGCAGGACGATAAGGGAAGCTCCGGCGGGAGCCTACGAGATAAACATTTTGAGAAACAGGGGAGTTAAATGGTTCGAGCTCGTAACACCGAAGCGCGTTATAGGTGAGAACGGCAGGGTTAAAGCCATCGAGCTCCTGAGGACGAGGCTCGGTGAACCGGACGAAACCGGAAGGAGGAGACCCATTCCCATTCCCGGCTCCGAGTTTCAGGTCGAGCTCGACTACCTCGTCTTTGCCATAGGAATGGTTTCAACTCCACCGGTGAACGGGGGTTACATAGCAACAGACAGGAGGGGAAGGATAGTTGTGGATTCGAGGCACATGACGAGCGCCGAGGGAATCTTCGCGGCCGGTGACGTCGTCAACGGCCCGACGAAGGTCGGCAGGGCCATAAAGGACGGCCTGTACGCGGCGGTTTCAATAGACAAATGGCTCAGGGGGGAGCTCTGA
- a CDS encoding 4Fe-4S dicluster domain-containing protein: protein MERKYLYLDYLTCIGCETCETVCAFIHDGNPNIRIYVTENKQYVPINCKHCDDAPCLRVCPTHAIYRDEDGAVRIHEEKCIGCLACLQVCPYGVPFYSLKVKAITKCDMCADRREEGLEPACALMCPAEAIQYGPLEMVLELVKERRAKNIPEHQRELSDEELKRSVTSGYSVL, encoded by the coding sequence ATGGAGCGAAAGTACCTCTACCTCGACTACCTCACCTGCATCGGATGTGAGACCTGCGAAACCGTCTGTGCATTCATTCACGATGGCAATCCCAACATCAGGATTTACGTGACCGAGAACAAGCAGTACGTCCCGATAAACTGCAAGCACTGCGACGATGCCCCCTGTCTCAGGGTCTGCCCAACCCACGCGATATACCGCGACGAGGACGGTGCAGTTAGAATCCACGAGGAGAAGTGCATCGGTTGTCTAGCCTGCCTGCAGGTCTGCCCCTACGGCGTCCCCTTCTACAGCCTCAAGGTGAAGGCGATAACCAAGTGCGACATGTGCGCCGACAGACGCGAGGAGGGACTCGAGCCGGCCTGCGCCCTTATGTGCCCGGCAGAGGCGATTCAGTACGGCCCGCTTGAGATGGTTCTCGAACTCGTTAAGGAGAGGCGCGCCAAGAACATTCCGGAGCACCAGCGCGAGCTAAGCGACGAGGAGCTGAAGAGGAGCGTTACCTCCGGCTACTCCGTTCTCTGA
- a CDS encoding hydrogenase maturation protease: MKRIGLSDVIGNARRVVLWGIGNEKRGDYGFGAYLAEALMIAIRNPNFLVLNCREVPESQAGVTVRFAPELLIIAVPLELGEEPGKLVVAGPWEAIEDVPEEFRPQLEVTLRHVSELLPETRILILGCQPGSEKEVTEPVKTCVRALSISLHELFD; encoded by the coding sequence ATGAAAAGGATAGGGCTGAGTGACGTTATCGGAAATGCAAGGAGAGTAGTCCTGTGGGGGATAGGAAACGAAAAGCGGGGCGACTACGGCTTTGGGGCCTACCTTGCCGAGGCCCTTATGATAGCCATTAGAAACCCGAACTTCCTCGTCCTCAACTGCAGGGAGGTCCCGGAGAGCCAGGCCGGGGTCACGGTTAGATTCGCCCCTGAGCTTCTTATCATCGCAGTCCCCCTCGAGCTCGGTGAGGAACCAGGAAAGCTCGTCGTTGCCGGGCCCTGGGAGGCCATTGAAGACGTTCCTGAGGAGTTCAGACCGCAGCTTGAGGTCACCCTGAGGCATGTGAGCGAGCTCTTACCTGAGACGAGAATACTGATCCTCGGCTGCCAGCCCGGCAGTGAAAAAGAGGTAACGGAGCCCGTGAAAACCTGCGTGCGGGCCCTTTCGATCTCCCTCCACGAGCTCTTTGACTAA
- a CDS encoding NifB/NifX family molybdenum-iron cluster-binding protein: protein MTLRIAVPLEEPGFESKVSEHFGRARYVAIFMVSGSKLSGAELVELPETHEPGDLPALLREKGADVVLAYGIGRKAIAHFEALGIRVVAGVRGRAVDVVKEFLQGTIATDPNWGERIVREHKT from the coding sequence GTGACCTTGAGGATCGCGGTCCCCCTTGAAGAACCGGGCTTTGAATCAAAGGTTTCGGAGCACTTTGGACGGGCGAGGTACGTTGCGATATTCATGGTGAGCGGGAGCAAGTTGAGCGGCGCTGAGCTCGTTGAACTGCCCGAGACCCACGAACCCGGCGATCTCCCGGCACTCCTCAGGGAGAAAGGTGCCGACGTTGTCCTCGCCTACGGGATAGGGAGGAAGGCGATTGCCCACTTCGAGGCCCTCGGCATTCGTGTGGTTGCGGGGGTGCGTGGAAGGGCGGTGGACGTGGTCAAGGAGTTCCTTCAAGGAACGATTGCGACCGATCCCAACTGGGGAGAGCGCATAGTCCGGGAGCACAAAACATGA
- the tdt gene encoding tellurite-resistance/dicarboxylate transporter, which translates to MGVKDFAPSWFASVMGTGALALVSKVYSSRLSALNGFAEFLVYLNTLLFFVLLIPWTLRWVKYREEAMKDLYHPVLGNFYGTIGVASLVLSADWLFIFGNERLAWAFWLFGVPFVLLFAFLIPYIVFTGDGIDTKNITPAWFIPPVGLIVIPISGAKLMALSPGTVKELMAFINYFAWGAGFFLYLALFAIVLYRFIKHEPMPCGIAPSIWINLGPIGAGTSTLYSLVKASDFLKIKEPFLAFGLIFWGFGVWWFVMAVILTLHYIRKLNLPYSLAWWAFIFPLGAYVSATFKVGATFGIGAIGDFGFALYWLLLAMWLATGALTLRNFVFRGPARRGAS; encoded by the coding sequence ATGGGAGTTAAGGACTTCGCCCCGAGCTGGTTTGCGAGCGTGATGGGAACCGGAGCGCTGGCTTTAGTCAGCAAAGTCTACTCATCGAGGCTTTCGGCGTTAAACGGTTTCGCGGAGTTCCTCGTCTACCTCAACACGCTCCTGTTCTTCGTCCTCCTGATTCCATGGACGCTGAGGTGGGTAAAGTACCGCGAGGAAGCTATGAAAGACCTCTACCACCCTGTCCTCGGCAACTTCTACGGCACGATAGGCGTCGCCTCGCTCGTCCTCTCGGCCGACTGGCTGTTCATCTTCGGGAATGAAAGGCTCGCCTGGGCCTTCTGGCTCTTTGGAGTGCCCTTCGTCCTGCTCTTCGCCTTTCTGATTCCCTACATCGTATTCACAGGAGACGGAATTGACACCAAGAACATAACGCCCGCCTGGTTCATTCCCCCGGTCGGGCTCATAGTAATCCCCATCAGCGGGGCGAAGCTCATGGCACTCTCCCCGGGAACGGTAAAGGAGCTGATGGCCTTCATCAACTACTTCGCCTGGGGCGCGGGCTTCTTCCTCTACCTGGCCCTCTTCGCGATAGTCCTCTACCGCTTCATAAAGCACGAGCCGATGCCCTGCGGGATAGCTCCGTCAATCTGGATTAACCTCGGACCGATAGGGGCCGGGACGAGCACGCTATATTCTCTCGTGAAGGCCAGCGACTTCCTAAAGATAAAGGAGCCGTTCCTGGCGTTCGGGTTAATCTTCTGGGGCTTCGGCGTCTGGTGGTTCGTCATGGCGGTAATACTAACGCTCCACTACATCAGGAAGCTCAACCTGCCCTACAGTCTCGCGTGGTGGGCCTTTATCTTCCCACTTGGAGCCTATGTGAGTGCGACCTTCAAGGTCGGGGCGACCTTCGGGATAGGGGCCATAGGAGACTTCGGCTTCGCCCTCTACTGGCTCCTGCTGGCGATGTGGCTGGCTACCGGAGCCTTAACGCTCAGGAACTTCGTCTTCAGAGGCCCAGCGCGACGAGGAGCGTCTTGA
- a CDS encoding sulfite exporter TauE/SafE family protein → MAFILSVVFSIGGVGSAIAIVPVMGWLGVPLMTAKPTGLFINTLSMFSATLKNIRHGKLDHRFGLPILVVATLMAPVGAYSGKFIPKVYVLWVFVAFLIYSGTMMIFFRPKEREGKGNHIVEGSLIGGIAGFLGGLLGVGGGGIISPALILLGYEPKKVASTTALIVFFSSLSGFLTYWKLGTLDWELLLWVSLPAIAGGWLGTHLMHFKMSSAQVKKVIGVIMYVIALKTLLVALGL, encoded by the coding sequence ATAGCCTTCATCCTGAGCGTCGTCTTTTCGATAGGCGGCGTGGGTTCTGCCATAGCCATAGTCCCAGTTATGGGCTGGCTGGGTGTGCCGTTAATGACGGCCAAGCCAACGGGTCTCTTCATCAACACCCTCTCGATGTTCTCCGCCACGCTGAAGAACATACGCCACGGAAAGCTCGATCACCGCTTTGGGCTCCCGATTTTGGTAGTTGCAACCCTGATGGCCCCTGTCGGAGCGTATTCCGGTAAGTTCATCCCCAAAGTATATGTTCTGTGGGTTTTTGTGGCGTTTCTCATCTACTCCGGGACGATGATGATATTCTTCAGGCCAAAGGAGCGAGAAGGAAAGGGCAACCACATCGTTGAGGGCTCGCTCATCGGTGGAATCGCGGGCTTCCTCGGCGGTCTCCTCGGCGTCGGCGGAGGCGGGATAATCAGCCCGGCCCTAATCCTCCTCGGCTACGAGCCGAAGAAAGTCGCCAGCACTACCGCTTTAATAGTGTTCTTCTCCTCGCTGAGCGGTTTTCTGACCTACTGGAAGCTCGGGACCCTTGACTGGGAGTTGCTACTCTGGGTTTCGCTTCCTGCTATAGCTGGTGGCTGGCTGGGAACCCACCTGATGCACTTCAAGATGAGCTCGGCGCAGGTAAAAAAGGTAATAGGAGTTATAATGTACGTCATAGCCCTCAAGACGCTCCTCGTCGCGCTGGGCCTCTGA
- a CDS encoding GbsR/MarR family transcriptional regulator: MGDKEAFVHLVEKLMIRWEYSHVEGRIYALLLLSGEPMTISELVEETGFSRSAVSTALSRLQRDYLVEVQKKGRTKYFTAIPALFEKFLEQPKIILEKEVMPLEETVRKLLEGESSEGRRKKLVELLVELRLLEYALLRLIEIEAEELRKTYLRDELKDEKPFK; the protein is encoded by the coding sequence GTGGGGGATAAAGAGGCGTTCGTTCATCTCGTTGAGAAGCTCATGATACGCTGGGAGTACTCTCACGTTGAGGGGAGGATATACGCGTTGCTCCTCCTGAGCGGAGAACCCATGACGATATCTGAGCTCGTCGAGGAAACAGGTTTCAGCAGGTCGGCGGTGTCAACGGCCCTGAGCAGGCTTCAGAGGGACTACCTCGTTGAGGTTCAAAAGAAGGGGCGGACGAAGTACTTCACGGCGATTCCTGCCCTCTTCGAGAAGTTCCTTGAACAGCCAAAGATAATCCTTGAGAAGGAAGTAATGCCCCTTGAAGAAACCGTCAGGAAACTTCTCGAGGGAGAATCCTCGGAGGGAAGGCGTAAAAAGCTCGTTGAGCTCCTCGTGGAGTTAAGACTCCTCGAATACGCCCTCCTGAGGCTCATAGAGATTGAGGCCGAGGAGCTCAGGAAGACCTACCTCCGCGACGAACTCAAAGATGAAAAACCTTTTAAATGA
- a CDS encoding radical SAM/SPASM domain-containing protein: protein MKTPKAIKEPFPNAMNPSTDVGEVESEENEGNQLTTALKAFKLILGNPIARALIRPTLRKYEINGRELPALYWALSIYAGESINAPMMVRFQADTIKLLLKLGIKLAHGDEEAVKEALLRDPHIRRGIWVVLEGIAKYGVTVPQRLAGPFLIVWNFTNMCNFRCQHCYQRADKPLASELSLEEKLMLVDQLDKAGVAAVAISGGEPTIHPHFLRIVKELSSRGIHTSVATNGWTFAKKEELEKAVKAGIKYVEVSVDSAKPEKHDKFRGIPGAWEHAVKALENAVELGISHGMATIMDKETYQEIDDILDLAESIGVRRVIFFNLVPTGRAEDMVKVDLSPEEREEFMKEVYRQMKKRKLEILTTAPQYARVTLLMSQGKSVTPAHFYIGENNSVKTLAEFIGGCGAGRIYAGIEPDGTVVPCVFLPLPVGNVRHRPFKEIWENSRIFNLLRDRDSWEGQCGRCPYKYICGGCRARAYHYTLDIAGDDPGCVINRRLWEEIVKHGKPKALTEVNWVDETVVLRGPSLYVPSYYLAVERVAEKLIGTRGKQEVHA from the coding sequence ATGAAGACTCCGAAAGCGATAAAGGAGCCGTTTCCAAACGCTATGAACCCTTCAACCGATGTCGGGGAGGTTGAATCCGAAGAAAACGAAGGGAACCAGCTCACCACCGCGCTGAAGGCCTTCAAGCTCATACTCGGAAACCCGATAGCGAGGGCGCTGATAAGGCCGACCCTGAGGAAGTACGAAATCAACGGACGAGAACTCCCGGCTCTCTACTGGGCCCTCAGCATCTACGCGGGCGAGAGCATAAACGCGCCGATGATGGTCCGCTTCCAGGCGGACACGATAAAGCTCCTGCTCAAGCTCGGCATAAAGCTCGCCCACGGCGATGAGGAGGCCGTCAAGGAGGCCCTGCTGAGGGACCCCCACATAAGGCGCGGAATCTGGGTCGTCCTCGAGGGCATAGCGAAGTACGGCGTCACCGTTCCCCAGCGCCTTGCCGGGCCGTTCCTGATAGTCTGGAACTTCACCAACATGTGCAACTTCCGCTGTCAGCACTGCTACCAGAGGGCCGACAAACCGCTCGCGAGCGAGCTATCCCTCGAGGAGAAGCTGATGCTCGTTGACCAGCTCGACAAGGCCGGCGTCGCGGCGGTTGCAATAAGCGGGGGCGAGCCGACGATACACCCGCATTTCCTCAGAATCGTCAAAGAACTGTCGAGCAGGGGAATTCACACGTCGGTGGCAACCAACGGCTGGACGTTCGCGAAGAAGGAAGAGCTTGAAAAGGCCGTCAAAGCTGGAATAAAGTACGTCGAGGTCAGCGTTGACTCGGCGAAGCCGGAGAAGCACGACAAGTTCCGCGGGATTCCCGGGGCGTGGGAACACGCGGTAAAGGCCCTGGAGAACGCGGTCGAACTCGGGATAAGCCATGGAATGGCCACGATAATGGACAAGGAGACCTACCAGGAGATAGACGACATACTCGACTTGGCTGAGAGCATAGGCGTGAGGCGCGTCATCTTCTTTAACCTCGTGCCGACGGGAAGGGCCGAGGACATGGTTAAGGTGGACCTCTCACCTGAGGAGCGCGAGGAGTTTATGAAGGAAGTTTACCGCCAGATGAAGAAGCGGAAGCTCGAGATACTGACGACCGCGCCACAGTACGCGCGCGTCACCCTGCTCATGAGCCAGGGCAAGAGCGTCACGCCGGCGCACTTCTACATCGGTGAAAACAACTCCGTGAAGACTCTCGCCGAGTTCATAGGCGGTTGCGGTGCCGGCAGGATTTACGCCGGAATCGAGCCCGACGGAACGGTAGTTCCCTGCGTCTTCCTCCCGCTCCCCGTCGGAAACGTCAGGCACAGACCGTTCAAGGAGATATGGGAGAACAGCAGGATATTCAACCTCCTCCGCGACAGGGATAGCTGGGAGGGCCAGTGCGGGAGGTGTCCCTACAAGTACATCTGCGGGGGCTGTCGCGCAAGAGCGTATCACTACACGCTGGACATTGCGGGCGATGACCCCGGGTGCGTTATCAACAGACGCCTCTGGGAGGAGATCGTTAAGCACGGAAAGCCGAAGGCCCTCACCGAGGTCAACTGGGTGGACGAAACGGTTGTTCTCCGCGGGCCGAGCCTCTACGTGCCGAGTTACTATCTTGCCGTTGAACGCGTTGCTGAAAAACTGATTGGAACCCGGGGAAAGCAGGAAGTTCACGCCTGA
- a CDS encoding 60S ribosomal export protein NMD3: protein MRFCYRCGISEEEGGPLIEGLCQVCYRKENPVLLTGEEVNTELCQNCGSYKKRGVWVDPKSYELEELIFEVAENALLEELEDSFSEKIREYEVVLPEELEEIEDLPVGRAVVSFEPLDFHIEHFPAIIVYEVRVKARTHELQRELHDERKRVTVYVRQTVCPRCQKFLGGYFEAILQVRAEGRPLSEEERKAIGKLVEEKVDEIMRKDRMGFIQDTIEKEEGLDFYMGSTSSARKIAQAIRERFGGTISEAYELVGLDRQTSREVYRTSVSVRIPKFRKGDIVTDRRGNVYEVERVDGKGLTLKNLENWESEHLDWKTAKREKVDTVEHEESEAMVTSVTPGEVQLMDMESYETYELNRPPFEVGEGEVYRMVEVKGRKYFRKRNQA from the coding sequence ATGAGGTTCTGCTACCGCTGTGGGATAAGCGAGGAGGAAGGCGGTCCGCTCATCGAGGGCCTCTGTCAGGTCTGCTACCGCAAGGAGAACCCGGTCCTGCTCACAGGGGAAGAGGTGAACACCGAGCTCTGCCAGAACTGCGGGAGCTACAAGAAGAGGGGAGTGTGGGTTGACCCAAAGAGCTACGAGCTTGAGGAGCTCATCTTCGAGGTCGCCGAAAATGCCCTTCTCGAGGAGCTTGAGGATTCCTTCAGCGAGAAAATCAGGGAGTACGAGGTCGTTTTGCCCGAGGAGCTGGAGGAGATAGAGGATTTGCCCGTCGGCAGGGCGGTGGTTTCCTTCGAGCCCCTGGACTTCCACATCGAGCACTTTCCGGCGATAATCGTCTACGAGGTTCGCGTTAAGGCCCGGACCCACGAGCTACAGAGGGAGCTCCACGATGAGCGGAAGCGCGTTACCGTCTACGTCCGCCAGACAGTCTGTCCCCGCTGTCAGAAGTTCCTCGGTGGTTACTTCGAGGCCATCCTTCAGGTCCGCGCCGAGGGGAGGCCCCTGAGCGAGGAGGAACGGAAGGCCATTGGAAAGCTCGTCGAGGAGAAGGTGGACGAGATAATGCGGAAGGACAGGATGGGCTTCATCCAGGACACCATAGAGAAGGAGGAAGGCCTCGACTTCTACATGGGCTCCACCAGTTCGGCGAGGAAGATAGCGCAGGCAATCCGCGAGAGGTTCGGGGGAACGATAAGCGAGGCCTATGAACTGGTGGGCCTCGACAGACAGACGAGCAGGGAAGTTTACAGGACGAGCGTGAGCGTGAGGATTCCGAAGTTCAGGAAGGGCGATATAGTGACCGACAGGAGGGGCAACGTCTACGAGGTCGAGCGCGTTGACGGCAAGGGCTTAACGCTCAAAAACCTCGAGAACTGGGAGAGCGAGCACCTTGACTGGAAGACCGCGAAGAGGGAGAAAGTTGACACCGTCGAGCACGAGGAGAGCGAGGCGATGGTTACGAGCGTTACTCCCGGTGAGGTTCAGCTGATGGACATGGAGAGCTACGAGACGTATGAACTCAACAGACCGCCCTTTGAGGTTGGCGAGGGAGAGGTTTACAGGATGGTCGAGGTGAAGGGAAGAAAATACTTCAGGAAACGGAATCAGGCGTGA
- a CDS encoding DUF424 domain-containing protein, whose translation MIYVKIYRVQGEVLLAACDEELIGKTFREGELKLEVKERFYKGELVEEEKLEELLEEATIANLTGERCVAKAIELGYVDPERVLRIEGVPHAQMAKLLF comes from the coding sequence ATGATATACGTTAAAATCTACCGCGTCCAGGGGGAGGTTCTCCTCGCGGCCTGCGACGAGGAGCTAATCGGGAAGACCTTCCGCGAGGGTGAGCTCAAGCTCGAGGTCAAGGAGCGCTTTTACAAGGGCGAACTCGTTGAGGAGGAGAAACTTGAGGAACTCCTTGAAGAGGCAACCATAGCTAACTTAACCGGGGAGCGCTGTGTCGCCAAGGCAATCGAGCTCGGCTACGTCGACCCGGAGAGGGTTCTCAGGATTGAAGGCGTTCCCCACGCGCAGATGGCGAAGCTCCTCTTCTGA
- a CDS encoding ArsR family transcriptional regulator: MESEMGKLLDILGNETRRRILILLTKRPYFVSELSQELGVGQKAVLEHLRILKSAGLIEERTEKIPRGRPRKYYTIRRGFRLEVMLTPYIFGTELYEPKEVRKTSVYSEAQRLIKSTEPTEEKVKELVEFLDSLEARLNEMLEVKRELEEVRLMVETYIENLLRRVAQEDERLFEEIMHELGPKLPKRIAANLNDF; this comes from the coding sequence ATGGAATCAGAGATGGGAAAGCTCCTCGATATCCTCGGAAACGAGACGAGAAGGAGGATACTCATCCTTCTCACCAAGAGGCCCTATTTCGTCAGCGAGCTGAGTCAGGAACTTGGTGTCGGCCAGAAGGCGGTGCTGGAGCATCTGCGGATACTTAAGAGCGCCGGCCTCATAGAGGAGAGAACCGAGAAAATCCCCCGGGGGAGGCCCAGGAAGTACTACACCATAAGGCGCGGCTTCCGGCTTGAGGTGATGCTCACCCCGTACATCTTCGGAACCGAGCTGTACGAGCCCAAGGAAGTCAGGAAGACAAGCGTTTATTCAGAGGCCCAGAGGCTGATAAAGTCAACGGAACCAACGGAAGAGAAGGTGAAAGAGCTGGTTGAGTTCCTCGACAGCCTTGAGGCGAGGCTCAACGAGATGCTTGAAGTCAAGAGGGAGCTCGAAGAGGTCAGGCTCATGGTCGAGACCTACATCGAGAACCTCCTCAGAAGGGTTGCTCAGGAAGACGAGCGGCTCTTCGAGGAGATAATGCACGAGCTTGGTCCAAAGCTTCCGAAGAGAATCGCGGCGAACCTCAACGATTTTTAG
- a CDS encoding 30S ribosomal protein S17e encodes MGNIKQAFIKRTARELFDRYPDKFTRDFEHNKRMVQELTNVTSKTIRNRIAGYITRLVRMKEEGKIL; translated from the coding sequence ATGGGGAACATAAAGCAGGCTTTCATCAAGAGAACCGCTCGCGAGCTCTTTGACAGGTATCCGGACAAGTTCACCAGGGACTTCGAGCACAACAAGAGGATGGTCCAGGAGCTCACCAACGTCACCAGCAAGACCATAAGGAACAGAATAGCGGGCTACATAACCAGGCTCGTCAGGATGAAGGAAGAGGGCAAGATCCTCTGA
- the map gene encoding type II methionyl aminopeptidase, translating to MDAMEALLKAGEIARKVKEEVVDLIKPGAKLYDIAEFVERRIVELGGKPAFPCNLSLNEVAAHYTPYRGDDTALKEGDYLKLDLGVHVDGYIADTAVTFRVGMEEDELMEAAREALENAIATVRAGVMVRDVAKAIEETIRGKGFNPIVNLSGHKVERYKLHAGVSIPNVYRQADTYVLQEGDVFAIEPFATTGAGQVIEVPPALIFMYVRDRPVRMLQARRLLMHIKREYKTLPFAYRWLQGFLPEGQLKMALAQLDKVGAIYSYPILREVRGGTVAQFEHTVIVEKDGAYITT from the coding sequence ATGGACGCCATGGAGGCTTTGCTGAAGGCTGGCGAAATAGCGAGAAAGGTCAAGGAAGAGGTCGTTGATCTGATCAAACCCGGAGCTAAGCTTTACGACATAGCGGAGTTCGTCGAGAGGCGCATAGTCGAACTCGGCGGGAAGCCCGCATTTCCCTGCAACCTCTCGCTCAACGAGGTGGCGGCGCACTACACCCCGTACAGGGGCGACGATACCGCCCTCAAGGAGGGAGACTACCTCAAGCTCGACCTCGGCGTTCACGTTGACGGCTACATAGCGGACACGGCAGTGACGTTCCGCGTCGGAATGGAGGAAGACGAGCTAATGGAAGCGGCGAGGGAAGCCCTTGAGAACGCCATAGCAACCGTCAGAGCAGGAGTCATGGTCAGGGACGTCGCGAAGGCCATCGAGGAAACGATACGCGGCAAGGGCTTCAACCCGATAGTCAATCTCAGCGGTCACAAGGTCGAGCGCTACAAGCTCCACGCTGGAGTCAGCATTCCGAACGTTTACAGGCAGGCGGACACGTACGTCCTCCAGGAAGGAGACGTCTTCGCGATAGAGCCCTTCGCGACGACCGGCGCGGGGCAGGTGATAGAGGTCCCGCCGGCGCTGATTTTCATGTACGTCCGCGACAGGCCGGTCAGGATGCTCCAGGCGAGAAGACTGCTCATGCACATCAAGCGCGAGTACAAAACGCTCCCCTTCGCGTACCGCTGGCTTCAGGGATTTCTGCCAGAGGGACAGCTCAAGATGGCACTGGCACAGCTTGACAAGGTCGGCGCGATATACAGCTACCCGATACTGCGCGAGGTCAGGGGAGGCACGGTGGCCCAGTTCGAGCACACGGTCATAGTCGAAAAGGACGGGGCTTACATAACGACGTGA